GGGGTTCCTGGGTTTGCTCTCTTGCCAAATGATCACTCctcttgctctttctctctttccatcaaacacacacatccgcTTACTTCCTCTCCCACACCCCTCattctcctcctcttttctctgtcgTTTCCTCCCTGCCAGCCCTTCACTCTCTTGTTGTATTCACTGCATCTGTGTGGTTTGGTGAAGGGCAGGGGGGTGCCGAGCTCTAATGTGATCGCTCAGTAGCTCAGTGATTTACTGgaaactctctctctttttctctctcgctctctctctctctctctctctctctctcagaagtTCCACAGATTAAGTGTCATAATGTTCAAAATGAGCATCACATTTATGAAGTATCCATTATATTATTGTGATGCGTGTAACTAGTAACACATTTAGAAATTTCCTGTGTCTGGTCTGCTGGTGTGTCACTGATTTGGTCGACTGaattaatcaatattttctttttttaaatgtgtgtcgAAATGATTACCTCACCTGACATCTCTTTACAACATATCCCGTTTCTATTATTATCTGTAGGGCATCTAGTTGCCCATAATATATAGTTATGCATTACTTAGTATTGctaatgtacagtatagtgTACTTTCTAATGAAATATAATTTGTGTAACAGTTTACCTCTGGAGCCAACTGGAGTACCAAACATCATAAAAATAGATCAGTCTATGTCTAGCACAGATCTGAGAAGTCTGTTCATTAAATTAGTCTTTTATATAATGGTCACTGGCACATAAACTGAAACCACTGCATGCATATTTCATCTGCATAAAACAATGGATCAGCTCATTTAGTGTGCTGGTGAAAGTCATTCAACTGAAATAAACAGTAGGGACATGACAGAATACAGTATGAGTTGATATCAATACCAGTTTCAAAACCAATGTAATTTACTGTGTCGACTGTaagatgttttatatttttaataagtTAGACAATTCATAGGTTATGCGTGAGACAAGTTGAATTTAGCATTTTTACACCTTCATCAGTGTTTACACATTTTTCTTCAGAAACTCAGTACAAAGATCAGTCATGATAACAGACTATGTCACTTGCTTGTGTTGAGTATGGGTACTAAGTACACTACCGGGTCTACACTGAAGTCACAGTTTCTAACTAATATCACGCCCCATCCATCTTGTAATACTCCCGTTTTGTCCCCCTTCAAACACCTGTCTGTCCTCTACATTCATTCTGAGTCTCGCTTTCCTATGCTTCCTCCCTTCTACCCAGACAGCAGACTATAGTTATCGGGCTGCAGTGAGGGAGTTGGTTCCCCAGCTGCGTTACCTCGACGATTTAAGGGTGGAGGAAGACGGGCTGAGCTTCATCAGCACCATGAGAGAGGACTGGGCCATTCTCCAAAACTCCATCAGAGACTGCAGCTCCTCTCAGGCGGCTACTAAAGatggtgtgtgtatgcatatgtaGTTTTAAATGATTTGATGCAGATAAGTTAATTACAGCTGTGTATTTAATGGGCCAATCACTTCTGTCTTTCTAGAGGAAATGGCAGACGGTGCAAGTCCTTACAGCAGACCCGGCTCAGCAAGGCGCCCTGCTTCCAGCCAGTCTTTCATCTGGCCCCTCTCGTCAGCAGGCTCCAGACCCCACACTGGCTCCAGACCCATGTCAGCAACCAGGCCGGGAGTTCTTTCCCCTCCTGGATCCAGACCTGGATGTGCAGACTTCGATCTAACAACAGTGGAAGCGGAAACCAGCATCTTGACGCATGGTTAGGCACGCTGGTAGCTGTTTTTCACACTGGTGTTTCCACTGTGAGAGCTTCTACATCCAGCCACATTGTCTCAACATTTTCATCTCTACATTGGATTTGTTTTAGTGCTAGTTCCTTCACCCAGTACAGATACACTTTGCAATCTTTACTCAACAGTGCCACCAAGAGGGTGGCTTTGTGTCAGAAAACAGATTGATTcgttgacatttttctcttattcGTTGCTTTTTGAAGGAGCTGGCAAGATCCTGTTCTGTGGAAACCCAGTCCAGGCTATCCGAGCAAGAAGAGAAAAGTTGAGGGTAAGTAGTGTGTGCTGGAAGgagaaacaacaacattccTTTAATTCAGTGGGAAAACATCTTGTTCCTGGATCTCAAATTAATCCACACCAATCTATCATGCTATCATGCATGCTGTTTCCCATGCAGCATTTAGGTCATACTGAGGGGAACAACAAGCTCTATGGGCTTTGGCAGGCCATTATGGCTGTCTGGCACCACCAGCTCATCTCTTTCATGGCATGTCAGTCTAAACAGAAGGAGCTAATTATTAGCAGGGGGACAAAAACCTGAGAGGACAGGTACAGTAGTGGGAGGGCACAGGGGATGGAGATCTGTGAAGGGTGCAACAGTGTCCGAGAGACTTGACAGATGGGGCTCTCACTGCCAACGCCATGTTATCTGTCATACTGGCACATCCACACACCGCTGCTGTCACTCCGCCTTCCTCTTACCTTCCTTTCCTGTTCTGTCTGCCCCTCTTGTGtttgctctccctctctgtctgaccATTACTTCAGTGTCCATCCATAATTAATGTACTCAGCTCCTTGGCTTCTACTCACTTATGTTTCACAGCTTCCTCTCTTACCGTTCATACTCATGCTCCCTGTTTTTGGTCTCATAGACTGCACCTACCAAGTCTACTTTCCCCCCCCGGGACCTGCCCATCCATGTACCGGAACATACATACGACTTTGAGGACTATGATGTCAGAGAACGCGTTGATGTGTTTGCAGAGCTTAGAGCTTGGAGGGAGCAGCACAGCAGGTACTAACTACTTACTCACATATCTCCTTTATTCTTGGAAACACACTAAATATCTTCTGACAACAGACCATGTACATTACATTGTTTGCAATTGGAATATGATCCGTTGCCAGCCCAAGGGAACTTAGATAGTCAGGGTTACAAGGGTACTGAAAATCTATCAGGGATTTTAAAAGTCTTCTTCTAAATTTGTTCTCGCTTCAGCTGTCAGCCTGGTTTCCTCTGACCTTAGGGGGgtaaaactaaatatatttcTACATTGTTTTTCAGCCGTCTCCAGGCCATAGAGACAGAAAGATTACCACAGGTCCTGGCTATCCAGCATAGTGATGAGGGGGAAGATGACGATGAAGGAAAAGTCTTTGGTGGCGTAAGGAAtgacagcagtgatgaagaacACAGAGCGGTGAAGCATGGTGAAAGCCTTGACTCCCCAGATTCCTCTTTCCAGTCCCTTTCCCCAGGTGAATACTCACTAAATGAACATACTTGCTGTTGCTTCTAAAGAGAGAATTATACATGTATAACGGCAGCTGTTAACGCTTTTGTAATGATTGTGTTTTCAGACCTGCATCACATAGAAGCCTTATCCCCTGACGTGTCTCGACTCTCCCTGCCCCCAGACACCAGACTGtgcccctctccccctctcagTGCCACACTAACAGCTAATCGCAAGCCACCAGGGATCCGCGCACGTAGGCTTCGACTCAGCCAGACCAACTCCGAACATGCACGTGATTTCAGCAGAGTAGTGCGCTCTCCTGGAACAGGTGAAACCGCAGGAGACACGGACCTGAAACTCCAGAGGGTCCAGCAGGGGACCAGGACTAATATGCCTCTGTTACCCCTGCCTGCACACATACCCCGCCGCCCTCCAACAAGTGCCCTGGGTAAAGAGCTCATGGATTCAAGGTATGGCATTATTAACGTTTACTTTTATATACCAATGTGTATGCATTCATaatatgaaaaatacatttaactgTTTAACGCTCCTGTTTGGCTTATGTAGTTTAAATTGTTGTAAATTTCAAAATGCTATGCATTTGTAGAAAGCATACTGAATTGAACTTTGAATTAAACTGGGGATGTCAGTACAATTCATCAGTAACTGTTTGAAAGACATGACCATGTCTTTTTTCCAAATGCATGATGTGATCTTCAATTGATCGTGACTAGTTGTTAATTAACACTGTAACCGTGTGAGTTCATATGGGGTGATACTAAAGAAAGGTTGTCTGTCTTTCAGTACAGAGATGGACTTATTCAGTATACAGTCTGAAAGCAAGCATCTTAGAACTCCTCAGACGTCCAAAGTCCTGGACAGACCAGCGATTACTCGTCCTCACACAGCCAGAGCAGCTCTACAGAAACATCACCAGCACCACATACACCAACCCTGCAGAGGGAGCTCCCACCCAGACTGACCACAGAATGGGCAGAGGTTTGGATGCCAGTGATGGCTAGTATGATTAGTGTGACTGTTCTATACCCTCAAGAACAAAGTGGTAGCATTGAAGCCATTATGGAGCATTCCATTGTTCACTCACTCCCTGCTTTGAGGTGTGTTGGAATTACCTGTATTTTTGCCATAcaatgttctctctctctccttttcaaaaagaagaagaaaagaacaacAGGAAAAAGACCCAGAATGTATTGAAAGCATTCCCAGATAAATTGGGACTCgccaacacaccaacacattgAACTCATGACTAATTGAGTGTATGAGTATTAACAGCTGTGTATCTGGAGGACTGAGATTATCCTTATGATGCTACTGAATTGCTGGCTTTCTGATGGCTGTGTTAGATGAAAACCTCACTTTTGCATTTCTCAGGCTGTAACTTTGAGTTGTTCTTTCTCAAATGCTACCTTGTGTTTTACCCAATTaaatcaaaaacacttcaatcaATTTGAGATTCAATTTTTCATTGAAACTGAGCTGCATGGTTGATAAAATGTGAAGGATAATGTCAGCTAAGGTTTTCTGCAGTGACAGTGATTGTCCTGATATTCATGGTGTAATAGTCACATTTGGCCACATGAGGTCCCTGTCCCTCAAAAACTAATTCCGTTGTTTTAACCCAGAGACagtctacagtatgtgtgaacCACCTCGAGCAACCCTTCAAATCCACTACCTTGAAATACAAGATCATTCCTTTTGTTCCCCGTTTGTCCACATCCATGACGACATCTGCATCATGCAGTGTAATTTACAATATACTAGCAGTAAGCATTCTTGGTTTCACTCTGCACACTGCCAATACAGCAGAGAATTCATGATGTATTGACTGATAGACAGCATGAGTAATGGACTACAACAAATCAAGTCCATTCAGAGTTTATATGTTCTaaccacagactgtatatatattgatatatatacagtctatggttctaACTGTGACAGATCCTGTTGTTTTCCTAGAGCTACGGAAAATTACCCATCCATTGCACCATGAAGGACACTCAGACTGATTGTGTCCTGAGACACACTTGTGATTTACAGGATTTGGGTAGATGAGGACCAGAGAGGCCGCCACATCTAATACTTCATTAATGCTTAAGGAAGTATAATGTTAAAGGTAGCGGTTTGTTTTTGGTAGGTGTCACACCAACACTACACTGAGTGACCAcgccgcgcacacacacacacacacacacacacacacacacacacacacacacacacacacacacacacacacacacacacacacacacacacacacacacacacaccacacacacaccacacacacacacacacacacacacacacacacacacacacactttctggcATATGTGCTTCAGTTCTGTCTGCAGAAACAGGATGTAAACAAATGACTCAAAGTAACGAGGCACAGGAGAGCACTGCTAATACTTCTCGCTGCAGTGATGGATTAAGAGATCTACACGTGTCAGACAAgaatgtataatgtgtgtatgtcctCTCAGACAGCTCTTATGTAACATGTTAGCGCATGTCTTGTCTTCCAACAACTATTTCCATCACATACTGTAACTGTATCACCTCTTATAATCCTCTCACAGGTGTCAGGTGTTTTAAGCCCTGCTCCCCTCTCACTGGGGCTGTTGCGTCTCAAAGGCACAGATGGGGGAGAGTGGAATGAAAGGAGAGGCATTTTATGGTGGGAAAGTGGGATAGTGTCCACATACTTTCCTCTGAAATTTTCTGAAAGGGATCATTCTCACAGCTGCTCTAGGCTGGGGACCTAATCTGGCCTGTGAGAACCTTTCATCCACTCCCCAGTTATTATCAGATGATGTGACAAACCAAAAGGACCTTGTTTCCCTCCATTGCTTTGGAATGGTAAACACTGTGAGAAAAGCTGAATATCAGattgtaaagaaaaacaagttcctcTAATATGTTTGATATATAGTTAACATCGGTTTCAGTTTAGTAATCTCTACTTTCAGCAATGATTTATTtgcttaaaatataaataaataaaacaacgcAGTGGTTAGAAAAGCCAGGGTCCAAGGAGGTGgtctttttaaccaaacaatCAAATTAAAAAGATAATTAAAGCACTGCAGTTCCACCGCTTCACAAATTTGCTTTGTGAAATCTTTTCCCCAGAGATGATCAAAAAAAGAACAGGAGGCTAATGTTATTAAGGTAAACTATGATGGATAATAGAGCACACATCAGCAAAATAAGTTCCTCCCTgtcacaaatgcacacacacactgcaaatacCATATGTGGTTATTGGGATTCACTTAAATGTATAATCATATCAAGCAGGTTGTAGTTGCATTGCCCAAAAGACTCAAGGCTATCAGAGGAATTTGATATAATAATCTATCTGCATGCAATACTGCTGTTTTTCCGTGTTGTAACTGCAGCTTACAACATGGGTGTGAATAAATTACAGGGAAACCAAAACACACGCTAGCATAACTTTTTTGACTGAAAGGGAATGCCAATCTAATTAAATTATGAAAAGAAGCTTCCTTCTTGTTTTGACTTGATACAGGTCACTATTCCTCGCAGGCGTTATAACTGGAAATACCTACAGTATGAGTTCAGACAGGCCCTGGAGAAGCTGTTAGTGCAAATACGACTACAGCCGGAAGGAACATTCCATTCAATGCATGATAATATAGAAAGGCTCCATAACTTATTTTCTGTTGACACCTGTACAACCACATGCAGACCTGCAGTGCATAATGGTATACAAAAGGCATTAAGTGAATCACAATTACTGCTTTAGACTTAAAACTTTCTGAATCTCATCTTTGTGAAAAAGAAGGTGATAGTACATCTGCATATCAGCATACAGATGCATCACcttctttttcatttaattcaattcatttatACTATCAATTCATAAGAGTTACCTTgagactttacagatagagtaggtctagaccacactctataattcacAAGggcccaacagttctagtagttaatgtatacacatacattcATTGTCTTTGTATTAATATATACCTGCCTGAGTTCCACCATTAATTTCTTTCATGGTCGAGCCCCTCAGCAGCTCCAAATACATAGAGAATTATTTTCTAACtaaaaatcaattaatttaGTTACCTTTTTTTgctcctgatttttttttgtataaaagaAATCAAAGATAATAGAGCACTGTCACACTGTATGGAGAAGTTATATCAGCAGCTCTTCCTCTGACTCATTGTTTTGTAATGTTAAATTGATATACTGCAGCTAATACTGCACATCCTGCTCAATCGGTTTCAAGATCATTGTTCGGTACCTATGAGCAGCGAGAGGCACTGGGGATTACCTGTTGTTCAAGAGGAACAGACTAAATGCTGTGGCACtaggatagttttttttgggctttctAACATTGCATACATGCTTTTAAGAAAAAACGGTGAGTGCTAAATAATGTCTTTATTAATCTATTCCGGCAGAACTAAGCCACACGAACACCTGTTGCACTTTTCTGCTTtgtgattccttttttttttttttttcgccttcaaaaaagttgttttagagCAGTGATCGTAATTTGTGGGACAAAtacaacatttattttagttttacgTGTGTTTCCAAACCCAAAATGTGAGCACATAAGCATGATTCTGTGGTTTTAGGGAATGTTTGGCACAGAAAGATACCAGTGAAACATTTCAGGCagtattcattttcatttttttctaaattcatTTGGATATTGGGATATATGATTTACCCTATATTTgttataaattattttgtgaATTGTTTAGCTTTTCAGGACTTTATAATAGACATGTTTTGgccaacatatttttaaaaatgtcaattgaAGCATTCCTGTACAAAAAACTGTGATAACATGGTTTCTCTTCCTTTTGTTTAGGCAACAGCACAGACTTTATTAATGGCAGTTTTATGTGATGACAATATTATTACAACCTTCCGCTTCTAACACTTCCTCCtaattataataaaacactTGTAATGACATGTCTTTCCCTGAAGACAACGCTCCCTGCATCTGTTTTGTCAGGCTCTATCATCCCATGGCCTCTATGAATGATGTCACATGCCCCCCCATAAATCAGATGTAGTCCAGGGGCTGCAAGGAGGGGTTGATTTCAAAGTGTAGTCTCTTGTAATTAGTTACACATCCACTAGATAATCCAACAACGTAGCCTAGTGTAATCTATCTGCTGCCATCATCACTGTGCATGTGGGACTTTCTCAAGCCGTGT
This genomic stretch from Etheostoma spectabile isolate EspeVRDwgs_2016 chromosome 8, UIUC_Espe_1.0, whole genome shotgun sequence harbors:
- the lrrc56 gene encoding leucine-rich repeat-containing protein 56 is translated as MSCCHGSVPQEVRPGTARVLVTELSGSGHINPTPATKPCEDSETAVELYHLSPEKLESLCGTRDLSRVTSLEICVDTQEITLANLGAYLPKLVQLRLNNSTITSVRDLGTSLSHLQVLWMSRCSLQDLDGISTFSSLKELYVAYNKVSDLSQVGMLINLQLLDLEGNDVDDLVQIQYLRLCGKLQTLTLEGNPVCVHPNPTAIQTADYSYRAAVRELVPQLRYLDDLRVEEDGLSFISTMREDWAILQNSIRDCSSSQAATKDEEMADGASPYSRPGSARRPASSQSFIWPLSSAGSRPHTGSRPMSATRPGVLSPPGSRPGCADFDLTTVEAETSILTHGAGKILFCGNPVQAIRARREKLRTAPTKSTFPPRDLPIHVPEHTYDFEDYDVRERVDVFAELRAWREQHSSRLQAIETERLPQVLAIQHSDEGEDDDEGKVFGGVRNDSSDEEHRAVKHGESLDSPDSSFQSLSPDLHHIEALSPDVSRLSLPPDTRLCPSPPLSATLTANRKPPGIRARRLRLSQTNSEHARDFSRVVRSPGTGETAGDTDLKLQRVQQGTRTNMPLLPLPAHIPRRPPTSALGKELMDSSTEMDLFSIQSESKHLRTPQTSKVLDRPAITRPHTARAALQKHHQHHIHQPCRGSSHPD